In Bacillus sp. NP247, one DNA window encodes the following:
- the yabQ gene encoding spore cortex biosynthesis protein YabQ, translating into MSLTIQLYTMLSMIGMGAWIGASLDTYQRFLKRQERKRWIVFIQDILFWIVQALFVFYVLLRVNEAELRIYVFLALLCGFAAYQSLLKALYMKMLNFLIYIFVQTTQFFVRIIQLLMIKPVIIIAQLFIAFILFLFRILLSIGHVLWKMVIWILLFIWKVFFSPVRFIASLIWKLLPNRVKLFIMKHVGFLQYVAKLKGHIFQLWERIKKKLGGPRK; encoded by the coding sequence ATGAGCCTAACAATTCAGTTGTATACAATGCTTTCAATGATTGGAATGGGTGCTTGGATTGGTGCCTCTTTAGATACATATCAACGGTTTTTAAAGCGCCAAGAGCGTAAACGTTGGATTGTATTTATACAGGATATACTATTTTGGATTGTCCAAGCATTATTCGTTTTTTATGTATTACTGCGTGTGAATGAAGCCGAACTACGTATATATGTATTTTTGGCGTTACTATGTGGTTTTGCAGCATATCAAAGCTTATTGAAAGCACTATACATGAAGATGTTAAATTTTCTCATCTATATTTTTGTACAAACAACACAATTTTTTGTTCGAATTATACAGCTACTCATGATAAAACCTGTTATTATTATAGCGCAGCTATTTATTGCATTTATATTATTCTTATTTCGTATACTGCTTTCAATTGGACATGTGTTATGGAAAATGGTGATTTGGATATTACTTTTCATATGGAAAGTTTTTTTCTCGCCTGTTCGATTTATTGCTTCGCTCATATGGAAACTTCTCCCTAATCGTGTTAAACTTTTTATAATGAAGCATGTAGGGTTCCTGCAATATGTAGCAAAATTGAAGGGACATATCTTCCAACTATGGGAGCGTATAAAAAAGAAGTTAGGGGGACCTCGGAAATGA
- a CDS encoding oligosaccharide flippase family protein, with protein sequence MEAKKYQAFWRGAIILTIASFVTKVLSAFYRIPYQNIAGDVGFYIYQQIYPFYGFCLILATYGFPIIISKMVAERLEQGKQKEAEEIICVSFWFLLGIGFVGFFTLFFGAEKIASAMGDIHLDKLLRVISFSFLLMPFLSVARGYFQGFNNMMPTAVSQVIEQTIRVSIIVFLSLFLIAHGFDLYTVGAGAMLGSIAGGLIGIIVLLLYMRHDFRSIFFKSWKRVGDKKRIIRILFWQGLAICVSNLVLIFIQMADSISFYTLLIRAGEQVENAKVLKGVYDRSIPLMQLGTVVTTSFSLSLIPIITAAKERGDLSFIQEKVKLAMKITFVIGFAAAIGLTCIIQPTNIMLFENSDGSDVLSILSLSILFSSLSITTASILQGLGQTLKPAIFVVFGGCLKLALNYILMPYFGVKGAAIATLVALIVIALLNSVLLMRAVSEPLIDKRNMLGVVISGIGMGFVLIIFMRVLRMSGLIIDIGHRGIATLEALLGVAIGGLAYMFLILKLRVFTKEELGTVMKQEKKEGSLKKSG encoded by the coding sequence ATGGAAGCGAAGAAGTACCAAGCCTTTTGGCGTGGGGCTATTATATTAACAATCGCAAGTTTTGTTACGAAGGTATTAAGCGCTTTTTACCGTATTCCATATCAAAATATAGCGGGTGATGTTGGTTTTTATATTTACCAACAAATTTATCCGTTTTATGGATTTTGTTTAATTTTAGCTACTTATGGGTTTCCCATTATTATTTCAAAAATGGTCGCAGAAAGATTAGAACAAGGAAAACAAAAAGAAGCGGAAGAAATTATTTGTGTATCTTTTTGGTTTTTATTAGGAATTGGATTTGTGGGGTTTTTCACATTGTTCTTCGGTGCCGAAAAAATTGCATCGGCTATGGGCGATATACATTTAGATAAATTATTACGTGTTATTTCGTTTTCATTCCTGCTAATGCCATTTTTATCTGTAGCGAGAGGATATTTTCAAGGATTCAATAATATGATGCCGACGGCTGTTTCGCAAGTAATTGAACAAACGATTCGTGTTTCTATTATTGTATTTTTATCACTATTCCTTATTGCTCATGGATTTGATTTATATACAGTTGGTGCGGGTGCTATGCTAGGTTCAATTGCAGGCGGGCTTATTGGGATTATCGTACTTTTACTTTATATGCGTCATGATTTCCGGTCTATTTTCTTTAAAAGTTGGAAGAGAGTTGGAGATAAAAAGAGGATTATTAGAATCCTTTTTTGGCAGGGATTAGCGATTTGTGTTAGTAATTTAGTCCTTATTTTTATACAAATGGCGGATTCTATTTCCTTTTATACTTTGCTTATTCGCGCGGGAGAGCAAGTTGAAAATGCAAAGGTGCTAAAAGGTGTTTATGATAGAAGTATCCCGCTTATGCAATTGGGTACTGTTGTGACAACTTCTTTCTCATTGTCACTTATTCCTATTATTACAGCGGCGAAAGAAAGAGGAGATCTTTCCTTTATTCAAGAAAAGGTAAAGTTAGCAATGAAAATAACATTCGTTATTGGATTTGCAGCTGCTATTGGATTAACTTGTATTATTCAACCTACAAATATTATGTTGTTTGAAAATAGTGATGGATCAGATGTGTTATCGATTTTATCTTTATCTATTTTATTTAGCTCATTGTCAATTACAACTGCTTCTATTTTGCAAGGGTTGGGACAAACATTAAAACCAGCAATATTCGTTGTATTTGGAGGTTGTTTGAAGCTAGCTTTAAACTATATATTAATGCCTTATTTTGGTGTAAAGGGAGCTGCAATTGCAACTTTAGTTGCGCTTATTGTAATTGCCTTGCTAAATAGTGTATTGCTTATGCGAGCTGTATCAGAGCCGCTTATTGATAAGCGGAATATGTTAGGTGTAGTTATTAGTGGTATTGGTATGGGGTTTGTATTAATAATCTTTATGCGTGTGTTGCGAATGTCTGGATTAATAATTGATATAGGACATAGAGGAATTGCGACGCTTGAGGCGCTGTTAGGTGTAGCTATCGGCGGATTAGCATATATGTTTTTAATTTTAAAATTACGTGTATTTACAAAAGAAGAATTAGGAACCGTTATGAAACAAGAGAAAAAAGAAGGTTCATTGAAGAAGAGTGGATAG
- the yabP gene encoding sporulation protein YabP has translation MNNGYSPMSSNQQNVSVEHDIIMRGRRLIDITGVKQVESFDSEEFLLETVMGFLTIRGQNLQMKNLDVEKGVVSIKGKVHEMLYIDENQGEKTKGFFSKLFK, from the coding sequence GTGAATAATGGTTACTCACCTATGTCTTCTAATCAACAAAATGTTTCTGTAGAGCATGATATTATCATGCGTGGCAGGCGTTTAATCGATATTACTGGTGTAAAGCAAGTAGAGAGTTTTGATAGCGAAGAGTTTTTACTTGAGACCGTAATGGGTTTTTTAACAATTCGTGGTCAAAATTTGCAAATGAAGAATTTAGATGTAGAAAAAGGTGTTGTATCAATTAAAGGGAAAGTTCATGAGATGCTGTATATTGATGAGAACCAAGGGGAGAAAACTAAAGGCTTCTTTAGTAAGTTGTTTAAATGA
- the spoVT gene encoding stage V sporulation protein T — protein MKATGIVRRIDDLGRVVIPKEIRRTLRIREGDPLEIFVDRDGEVILKKYSPISELGNFAKEYTEALYDSLGHNVLVCDRDSIIAVAGVSKKEYLNKSVGDLIEKTMEERKSVIMTDESEISIIDGVTEKVSSYTIGPIVANGDPIGAVVIFSKEAIISEVEHKSVNTAASFLAKQMEQ, from the coding sequence ATGAAAGCAACTGGAATCGTACGTCGAATTGATGATTTAGGCAGGGTAGTAATCCCAAAGGAAATTCGTAGAACTTTACGTATTCGTGAGGGGGATCCACTAGAAATATTTGTTGATCGCGATGGAGAAGTGATTTTGAAAAAATATTCTCCAATTAGTGAACTAGGTAATTTTGCAAAGGAATATACGGAAGCTTTATACGATAGCTTAGGACATAATGTGCTTGTATGCGATCGTGATTCCATTATCGCAGTAGCGGGCGTATCTAAAAAAGAATACTTAAATAAAAGTGTTGGCGATTTAATTGAGAAAACAATGGAAGAGCGTAAGTCTGTAATTATGACAGATGAAAGCGAAATTTCAATTATTGATGGAGTAACAGAAAAAGTGAGTTCCTATACAATTGGCCCGATTGTTGCGAATGGGGATCCAATTGGAGCTGTTGTTATCTTCTCTAAAGAGGCTATTATAAGTGAAGTAGAGCATAAGTCAGTAAATACAGCTGCAAGCTTTTTAGCGAAACAAATGGAGCAGTAG
- the divIC gene encoding cell division protein DivIC: protein MRELRQRTIEKQSPNPVKEHIIQTDENRKRLYRRLAVFLVFAFTIIASVSVTFYQQNSSIKAKEAKVKDMKKELDSLTKKEKNLKDEVQKLNDEEYVLKIARRDYFFSGKGEIIFPVSK, encoded by the coding sequence ATGAGGGAACTGAGACAAAGAACAATCGAAAAACAGAGTCCAAATCCTGTTAAAGAACATATAATACAAACGGATGAGAACAGGAAGCGACTTTATCGCCGTTTAGCGGTTTTTCTTGTCTTTGCTTTTACAATTATTGCTAGTGTTAGTGTGACGTTTTATCAACAAAACAGTTCCATTAAAGCAAAAGAGGCGAAAGTTAAGGACATGAAAAAAGAACTGGATTCATTAACGAAAAAAGAAAAGAATCTAAAAGATGAAGTTCAAAAGTTGAATGATGAAGAGTACGTTTTAAAGATTGCTAGAAGGGATTATTTCTTCTCCGGAAAAGGGGAGATAATTTTTCCTGTTTCTAAGTAG
- a CDS encoding S1 domain-containing RNA-binding protein, whose protein sequence is MSIEVGSKLQGKVTGITNFGAFVELPEGLTGLVHISEVADNYVKDINDHLKVGDQVEVKVINVEKDGKIGLSIKKAKEREKTEGDRPRGEYQRGGDQQRSGRPQRNNRSSNRDNRGGGNERAPKETFEQKMARFLKDSEDRLTSLKRNTESKRGGRGARRG, encoded by the coding sequence ATGTCAATCGAGGTAGGCAGCAAGTTACAGGGTAAAGTAACAGGTATTACAAATTTTGGGGCTTTTGTGGAGCTGCCAGAAGGCTTAACAGGTCTTGTTCATATTAGTGAAGTTGCTGATAATTATGTGAAAGATATTAATGATCACTTAAAAGTAGGCGACCAAGTAGAAGTAAAAGTTATCAATGTTGAAAAAGATGGCAAAATTGGCCTATCTATTAAGAAAGCGAAAGAACGTGAAAAAACAGAAGGAGATCGTCCACGTGGTGAATACCAACGTGGTGGTGATCAACAACGTTCTGGACGTCCACAACGTAATAATCGTTCTTCCAACAGAGATAACCGCGGTGGCGGTAACGAACGAGCTCCAAAAGAAACATTTGAGCAAAAGATGGCACGCTTTTTAAAAGATAGTGAAGATCGTTTAACTTCTTTAAAGCGTAACACAGAATCTAAACGTGGTGGCCGTGGCGCACGTCGCGGATAA
- the mfd gene encoding transcription-repair coupling factor has product MIGLLEQFYKNEEIQSVINGLENGLKEQLVSGMATSSRSLLMAALYKKTKQSQLIVTHNLYQAQKVHEDLVALLGEKDVWLYPVNELIASEVGVASPELKAQRIEVLNRLAAGENGIIVAPVAGLRRFLPIKQLWKQRQIEINLGQEIDLDALLHTLHHIGYERKSMVEAPGEFSLRGGILDIYPLTEELPFRIEFFDTQVDSIRLFDVEEQRSQDKRESVRFGPATEFLFSQEELKSGIKHLEEGLTKTMQKLSDDKLKTTVLETVSREIEMLKNGQSIEQMFKYLSIFYKEPASLIDYLPENGVVILDEISRIQETASHLETEEAEWYISLLGEGTIIQDLSFSHSFEEFLHNKKRSFVYLTLFLRHIAHTHPQNIVNVTCKTMQDFHGQMQLLKTEIDRWNEGHFTTVVLGTDDERVKKLQHILSDYDIDADIVEATDILLPGRLQIAVGDLHAGFEMPMQKFVVITEKELFHKKVKKSQRKQKLSNAERIKSYSELKVGDHVVHVNHGIGKFLGIETLEINGVHKDYLNIKYQGNDKLYVPIEQIDQVQKYVGSEGKDPKVYKLGGNDWKKVKTKVEKSVQDIADDLIKLYAEREASKGYAYTPDTAEQQEFESSFPYQETEDQLRSIEEIKKDMERGRPMDRLLCGDVGYGKTEVAIRAAFKAIMDEKQVAILVPTTILAQQHYETIRERFQDYPINIGLLSRFRTRKQQNETIKGLKDGTVDIVIGTHRILSKDVTYKDLGLLIIDEEQRFGVTHKEKIKQLKANVDVLTLTATPIPRTLHMSMLGVRDLSVIETPPENRFPVQTYVVEYNPALMREAIERELARGGQIYFLYNRVEDIERKADEISMLVPDARVTYAHGKMNEGELESVMLSFLEGQHDVLVSTTIIETGVDIPNVNTLIVFDADRMGLSQLYQLRGRVGRSNRVAYAYFAYKRDKVLSEVAERRLQAIKEFTELGSGFKIAMRDLSIRGAGNLLGAEQHGFIDSVGFDLYSQMLKDAIEQRRGTDGVENTVNVEIDLEVDAYLPDAYISDSKQKIMMYKQFRGISAIEDIEELQEEMIDRFGDYPQEVGYLLQIANIKVLAMKEQIELIKQNKFEVTFLFSEQASQNIDGGKLFMLGSSFGRMIGLGMEGSQLKIVMKTNGLETSKWLTIAENLLKGLPDVKKEVINA; this is encoded by the coding sequence TAAAAAAACAAAGCAATCACAACTTATCGTGACGCACAATTTATACCAAGCACAAAAAGTACATGAAGATTTAGTGGCGTTACTTGGTGAAAAAGATGTTTGGCTATATCCGGTAAATGAATTGATAGCATCGGAAGTTGGTGTTGCAAGTCCGGAATTGAAAGCGCAGCGTATTGAAGTGTTAAATCGCTTGGCTGCGGGAGAGAATGGAATCATTGTAGCGCCAGTTGCAGGGCTGCGTAGGTTTTTACCAATAAAACAATTATGGAAGCAAAGGCAAATTGAAATCAATCTAGGGCAAGAGATTGATTTAGATGCACTCTTGCATACCTTACATCATATTGGCTATGAGCGTAAGTCGATGGTAGAAGCTCCAGGAGAGTTTAGTTTGCGCGGTGGAATATTAGATATTTACCCATTAACTGAAGAATTACCATTTCGTATTGAATTCTTTGATACACAGGTTGATTCTATTCGATTATTTGATGTGGAAGAACAGCGCTCTCAAGATAAAAGGGAAAGTGTTCGGTTTGGTCCGGCAACAGAGTTTTTATTTTCACAGGAAGAATTGAAATCGGGAATTAAGCATCTTGAAGAAGGTTTGACTAAGACGATGCAAAAGCTTTCCGATGATAAATTAAAGACTACTGTGCTTGAGACGGTTAGTCGTGAAATTGAAATGTTGAAAAACGGGCAAAGTATAGAACAAATGTTTAAATATTTATCTATTTTCTATAAAGAACCTGCTAGTCTGATAGATTATTTACCAGAAAACGGTGTTGTAATTTTAGATGAGATTTCCCGTATTCAAGAAACAGCATCACATCTTGAAACAGAAGAAGCGGAATGGTATATCTCACTTCTTGGCGAAGGAACAATTATTCAGGATTTATCTTTCTCCCACTCGTTTGAGGAGTTTCTTCATAATAAAAAAAGAAGTTTTGTATATTTAACGTTATTCTTACGCCATATAGCACACACACATCCTCAAAATATTGTGAATGTGACATGTAAAACGATGCAAGATTTCCACGGACAAATGCAGTTGTTAAAAACTGAAATTGATAGATGGAATGAAGGGCATTTTACGACCGTTGTGCTTGGAACCGATGATGAACGTGTAAAAAAACTACAACATATTTTAAGTGATTATGATATTGATGCAGACATTGTAGAGGCCACAGATATCTTATTGCCTGGAAGGTTACAAATTGCTGTAGGTGATTTACATGCAGGCTTTGAAATGCCGATGCAAAAGTTTGTTGTCATTACTGAAAAGGAACTTTTTCATAAGAAAGTTAAAAAATCACAACGTAAGCAAAAGTTATCTAACGCTGAACGTATTAAAAGTTATTCGGAATTAAAAGTTGGAGACCATGTAGTTCATGTAAATCATGGTATAGGTAAATTTTTAGGTATTGAGACATTAGAGATTAATGGTGTTCATAAAGATTATTTAAATATTAAATATCAAGGTAATGATAAGTTATACGTTCCAATTGAACAAATTGATCAAGTGCAAAAATACGTAGGGTCTGAAGGTAAGGATCCAAAAGTTTATAAATTAGGCGGAAATGATTGGAAGAAGGTCAAAACGAAAGTTGAAAAATCTGTACAAGACATTGCAGATGACCTAATTAAATTATATGCCGAGCGTGAAGCTTCGAAAGGTTATGCATATACACCAGATACGGCAGAACAACAAGAATTTGAATCTTCTTTCCCGTATCAAGAGACAGAGGATCAACTACGTTCTATTGAAGAGATTAAGAAAGATATGGAACGCGGACGTCCGATGGATAGGCTTCTTTGTGGCGATGTAGGATATGGAAAGACTGAAGTAGCTATTCGTGCAGCATTTAAAGCGATTATGGATGAAAAACAAGTTGCGATTTTAGTACCAACAACAATCCTTGCACAACAACACTATGAAACAATTCGAGAGCGTTTTCAAGATTACCCAATTAATATAGGGTTACTAAGTAGATTCCGCACACGGAAACAACAAAATGAAACGATTAAGGGTTTAAAAGATGGAACGGTGGATATTGTAATCGGAACGCACCGTATTTTATCTAAAGATGTTACGTATAAAGATTTAGGACTTCTTATTATTGATGAAGAACAAAGATTCGGCGTTACACATAAAGAAAAAATTAAACAATTGAAAGCAAATGTTGACGTGTTAACATTAACGGCAACTCCAATTCCACGTACACTTCATATGTCTATGCTTGGTGTGCGCGATTTATCTGTTATTGAGACACCACCAGAGAATCGTTTCCCAGTACAAACATATGTAGTAGAGTATAATCCAGCGTTAATGCGAGAAGCGATAGAGCGAGAGTTGGCAAGAGGCGGTCAAATTTACTTCCTATATAACCGTGTGGAGGATATTGAAAGAAAAGCAGATGAAATTTCGATGTTAGTTCCAGATGCTCGTGTAACATACGCACATGGGAAAATGAATGAGGGTGAATTGGAGTCTGTTATGCTATCGTTCTTAGAAGGGCAGCATGATGTTCTTGTAAGTACAACAATTATTGAGACGGGTGTAGATATTCCGAATGTAAATACATTAATTGTATTTGATGCAGATCGTATGGGATTATCGCAGTTGTATCAGCTTCGTGGTCGTGTTGGGCGTTCTAATCGCGTCGCGTATGCATACTTTGCATACAAACGCGATAAAGTGTTATCGGAAGTTGCAGAGAGGCGTCTGCAAGCAATTAAAGAGTTTACAGAGCTTGGGTCTGGTTTCAAAATTGCGATGAGAGACTTATCAATTCGTGGTGCGGGTAATTTGTTAGGAGCGGAACAACATGGATTTATTGATTCTGTCGGATTTGATCTATATTCTCAAATGTTAAAAGATGCAATTGAGCAACGTAGAGGAACAGACGGAGTTGAAAATACCGTTAATGTTGAAATTGATTTAGAAGTAGATGCATATTTACCGGATGCGTACATTTCAGATAGTAAACAAAAAATTATGATGTATAAACAATTTAGAGGTATTTCTGCAATTGAAGATATTGAAGAGTTGCAGGAAGAGATGATTGACAGATTTGGTGATTATCCACAAGAAGTTGGTTATTTATTACAAATTGCAAACATTAAAGTGTTGGCAATGAAAGAACAAATTGAGTTAATTAAGCAAAATAAATTTGAAGTAACATTCCTGTTTTCTGAACAAGCGAGCCAAAATATAGATGGTGGAAAATTATTCATGCTAGGAAGTAGTTTTGGCCGTATGATCGGTCTTGGTATGGAGGGGTCACAATTGAAAATTGTGATGAAAACGAATGGATTAGAGACATCGAAATGGTTAACAATTGCTGAAAATTTATTAAAAGGCTTACCAGATGTAAAAAAAGAAGTAATAAATGCCTAA
- a CDS encoding RNA-binding S4 domain-containing protein: MRLDKFLKVSRLIKRRTLAKEVSDQGRISINGQVAKASSDVKVEDELTIRFGQKIVTVKVNELKETTKKEDAANMYSLVREEKVKAEEGLF; encoded by the coding sequence ATGCGTCTAGATAAATTTTTGAAAGTATCACGTTTAATTAAAAGAAGAACATTAGCAAAAGAAGTGTCTGACCAAGGAAGAATTTCGATTAATGGCCAAGTGGCAAAAGCGAGTTCAGATGTGAAGGTAGAGGATGAATTAACAATTCGTTTCGGGCAAAAAATAGTAACTGTGAAAGTAAATGAATTGAAAGAAACAACTAAAAAAGAAGATGCAGCAAACATGTATAGTCTCGTTCGTGAGGAAAAAGTGAAAGCGGAAGAAGGCTTGTTCTAA
- the mazG gene encoding nucleoside triphosphate pyrophosphohydrolase, which yields MSGIITILGLGAGELDQLTMGVYRKIKEADHMFVRTKEHPVIEELEQEGIKYTAFDDVYEAHDTFEIVYETIANRLLEQAKGTEIIYAVPGHPLVAERTVQLLLEKGEVANIEVRLEGGQSFLDPMFASLKIDPIEGFQLIDATSFERGQLELRQHLIFCQVYDAFVASDVKLMLMEMLPDDYEVYIVTAAGTSFERVKKVPLYMLDHETELNNLTSVYVPPVKERASLYQQFDVLRAIIAELRGPNGCPWDKKQTHQSLKEYLIEEAYEVLEAIDEEDDDHLVEELGDILLQVMLHAQIGEDEGWFSIDDIIRTLAEKMVRRHPHVFGNTDVNNADEVIANWEEIKKQEKGFVKESVLAGIPKSLPQLMRAYEIQKKAGKVGFDWVDVQPMIEKALEEWQEFQQEVVNMDEKKMLGEFGDLLFAFVNIARHYKLDPEEALRSTNEKFMARFLYMEAKVAEMNKEMQDLSLEQLDVLWEEAKQTER from the coding sequence GTGAGTGGAATTATTACTATTTTAGGATTAGGTGCTGGTGAGTTAGATCAGTTAACGATGGGTGTATATCGAAAGATAAAAGAAGCGGACCATATGTTTGTTAGAACAAAGGAACATCCAGTTATAGAAGAATTGGAGCAAGAAGGTATAAAATATACAGCTTTTGACGATGTATATGAAGCGCATGATACATTTGAAATCGTATATGAAACAATCGCGAATAGGTTATTAGAACAAGCAAAAGGTACGGAAATTATTTATGCAGTTCCTGGTCATCCGCTTGTAGCAGAAAGAACCGTTCAGCTACTTTTGGAAAAAGGAGAAGTAGCAAATATTGAAGTGCGACTTGAAGGTGGACAAAGTTTCCTTGATCCGATGTTTGCGAGCCTAAAGATTGATCCGATTGAAGGATTCCAATTAATTGATGCTACATCATTTGAAAGAGGCCAATTAGAATTACGTCAACATTTAATCTTTTGCCAAGTGTATGATGCGTTCGTTGCTTCAGATGTGAAACTGATGTTAATGGAGATGTTGCCAGATGATTATGAAGTGTATATCGTAACAGCTGCAGGAACTTCATTTGAGCGAGTAAAAAAGGTACCGTTATACATGTTAGATCATGAAACGGAGTTAAATAATTTAACGAGTGTATATGTACCCCCGGTTAAGGAACGTGCGTCTTTGTATCAGCAGTTTGATGTGCTTAGAGCAATTATTGCGGAACTGCGTGGACCGAATGGTTGCCCGTGGGATAAAAAACAAACTCATCAATCTTTAAAGGAATACTTAATTGAAGAAGCATATGAAGTGCTAGAAGCAATTGATGAAGAGGATGATGATCATTTAGTAGAAGAACTGGGTGATATATTATTACAAGTTATGCTTCATGCTCAAATTGGAGAGGATGAAGGTTGGTTCTCTATAGATGATATTATTCGGACTTTAGCTGAGAAAATGGTTCGTCGTCATCCGCATGTGTTTGGGAATACGGATGTAAATAATGCTGATGAAGTGATTGCAAATTGGGAAGAAATTAAAAAACAAGAAAAGGGATTCGTGAAAGAATCTGTTTTAGCGGGTATTCCAAAAAGCTTGCCACAGCTAATGCGTGCTTATGAAATTCAGAAGAAAGCTGGAAAGGTTGGATTTGATTGGGTTGATGTGCAGCCGATGATAGAGAAGGCCTTAGAAGAATGGCAAGAATTCCAACAAGAAGTTGTAAACATGGATGAGAAAAAGATGCTAGGTGAATTTGGTGATTTACTATTTGCATTTGTTAATATAGCTCGTCATTATAAATTAGATCCAGAAGAAGCGTTACGTTCAACTAATGAGAAATTTATGGCTCGCTTTTTATACATGGAAGCAAAAGTAGCTGAAATGAATAAGGAAATGCAAGATTTATCATTAGAACAGTTAGATGTTTTATGGGAAGAGGCAAAACAAACAGAGCGTTAA